The following are encoded in a window of Geobacter metallireducens GS-15 genomic DNA:
- the cas6 gene encoding CRISPR system precrRNA processing endoribonuclease RAMP protein Cas6, whose translation MTIAVLRITIRLAEDISDPYLLFRIRDGFQRSFRRVVGCAEEECVLCNRRNECPYRIVFAQALSSDPATVKRHQKPPLPFAFSFPVIPSQQKSDTLFEIRLALLGTATRFVTEFLDSLKLLCSKHDQRDELAAIVERVESLGYRGEPYLIYAADHSAGFAESLTLLTSEGLCDTRWVDVSGDVTLRLLTPLKIMQDGRPSRTFSFPLLMRTLIRRISSLASYYCDDEILVDFRWLASLCETVTVSGSSIQWVEWGGGKQGRKLAGLTGEAVLSSVPEEFIPFLLLGEFLNVGKGAAFGLGRFSIGANCP comes from the coding sequence ATGACCATTGCAGTTCTGCGGATAACGATCCGTCTGGCCGAGGACATATCTGACCCGTATCTTTTGTTTCGCATTCGTGATGGATTTCAGAGATCGTTCCGGCGGGTGGTGGGTTGCGCGGAGGAGGAATGTGTTCTGTGCAACCGCCGTAATGAGTGCCCGTATCGAATCGTCTTTGCCCAAGCCCTGAGTTCAGATCCGGCGACGGTCAAGAGACATCAGAAACCCCCTCTTCCCTTTGCATTCTCATTTCCGGTAATTCCCAGTCAGCAGAAATCAGACACTCTGTTCGAGATCCGTCTTGCTCTCCTGGGAACGGCGACACGTTTCGTTACTGAGTTTCTGGATTCTCTTAAGCTTCTTTGCTCCAAACACGACCAGAGAGACGAATTGGCTGCTATCGTGGAGCGTGTCGAATCCCTAGGCTATCGTGGGGAGCCTTACCTTATTTATGCGGCAGATCACTCGGCCGGGTTTGCAGAATCCCTCACCCTCCTGACGTCCGAGGGGCTCTGTGACACGCGTTGGGTGGACGTTTCGGGCGACGTGACCCTCCGACTGCTCACGCCACTGAAGATTATGCAGGATGGCAGGCCGAGTCGTACCTTTTCTTTCCCCCTTTTGATGCGCACCCTCATACGACGAATTTCATCCCTTGCTTCCTATTACTGCGACGACGAGATTTTGGTGGACTTTAGGTGGTTGGCGTCCCTCTGTGAGACGGTTACCGTATCGGGCAGTTCGATTCAGTGGGTTGAATGGGGTGGGGGCAAACAGGGGAGAAAACTCGCCGGATTGACCGGAGAGGCGGTATTGAGCAGCGTGCCCGAGGAATTTATCCCGTTTTTGCTCTTAGGCGAGTTCCTTAATGTGGGTAAAGGCGCAGCGTTCGGCCTCGGTCGCTTCTCCATTGGTGCTAATTGCCCGTAA
- the ftsH gene encoding ATP-dependent zinc metalloprotease FtsH, with protein MGQSVWKPLILVFVLIIVFNFVYGYFARQTAEGGVSISYSRFKDELAADNIKKISLKGNSISGEFRNKVPLTDSASGKPVVRDITQFTTIKPAIEDPSLMADLQSKKVDVTAVTTEVSPLLSGLLYLLPWILIIGVWWLAMRGMRGQSPGAMMGGFAKSGAQMYTPGEKSRVTFDDVAGMENAKLELREIVDYLRDPKKFQQIGGKVPKGVLLVGPPGTGKTLLARAVAGEAGVTFLSITASQFIEMFVGVGAGRVRDLFATAKKSAPSIIFIDEIDAVGRSRGAGLGGGHDEREQTLNQLLSEMDGFDPHDEVIVMAATNRPDVLDAALLRPGRFDRHVVIDRPDWRDREKILQVHTRKIPMDKDVSLAVIARGTPGMTGADLENLVNEAAILAARENSSTVTMEHLERAKDKVLMGGERKMYITDQEKRITAYHEAGHTLVAKLLPGTDPVHKVTIIPRGQALGVTQQLPEDDRYHYSKTYLVNRLSVALGGRVAERLVFGDLSTGAQNDLKMVNDLAEKMVCQWGMSDKIGAMTFRRGEEHPFLGRKLAEEKTFSEQMAWLIDQEIAVVIKEAEAKAEEIITGNRDKLDILVEALIEEETLDGKRINGLLGLAERQ; from the coding sequence ATGGGGCAGTCTGTCTGGAAACCACTGATATTGGTATTTGTACTCATTATTGTATTCAACTTTGTCTATGGATACTTCGCCCGGCAGACTGCCGAGGGTGGGGTTTCCATTTCGTATAGTCGTTTCAAGGATGAATTGGCCGCTGACAACATCAAGAAGATTAGCCTTAAGGGCAATTCGATCAGCGGAGAGTTCAGGAACAAGGTACCGCTGACCGATTCGGCTTCCGGAAAACCGGTTGTTCGGGACATCACCCAGTTTACTACAATAAAGCCAGCCATTGAGGACCCAAGCCTCATGGCCGATTTACAAAGCAAGAAGGTGGATGTTACTGCTGTTACAACTGAGGTCTCACCCCTCTTGAGCGGACTTCTCTATCTGCTCCCCTGGATTCTCATCATTGGTGTCTGGTGGCTCGCCATGAGGGGGATGCGGGGGCAGAGCCCCGGCGCGATGATGGGGGGATTTGCCAAGTCCGGGGCACAGATGTATACCCCGGGTGAAAAGAGCAGGGTGACGTTCGACGACGTGGCAGGCATGGAAAATGCCAAGTTGGAGTTGAGAGAGATTGTCGACTACTTGCGGGACCCGAAAAAGTTTCAGCAGATTGGGGGAAAGGTGCCGAAGGGGGTTCTGCTGGTCGGCCCTCCCGGAACAGGGAAGACGCTTCTTGCCCGGGCTGTTGCCGGAGAGGCGGGCGTGACGTTTCTCAGTATCACCGCATCTCAGTTCATTGAGATGTTTGTTGGCGTCGGGGCGGGGAGAGTGCGGGACCTCTTTGCCACGGCCAAGAAGTCGGCGCCGAGCATTATATTCATTGACGAGATTGATGCCGTTGGCCGGAGTCGCGGAGCCGGCCTCGGTGGAGGCCATGACGAGCGGGAGCAGACCCTGAATCAGCTTCTCTCGGAGATGGATGGCTTCGATCCCCATGATGAGGTCATCGTCATGGCGGCTACCAACCGCCCCGATGTCCTCGATGCAGCGTTGCTCCGTCCAGGCCGCTTCGACCGGCACGTGGTGATCGATCGGCCCGACTGGCGGGACCGGGAAAAGATACTCCAGGTCCATACCCGTAAGATTCCCATGGACAAAGATGTGTCCCTGGCGGTGATTGCCCGGGGGACGCCGGGGATGACCGGCGCGGACCTGGAGAACCTTGTGAACGAGGCAGCAATACTGGCGGCGCGGGAGAATTCCTCCACGGTTACCATGGAACACCTGGAAAGGGCCAAGGACAAGGTTCTCATGGGCGGGGAGCGGAAGATGTACATCACCGACCAGGAGAAGCGGATTACCGCTTACCACGAAGCGGGCCACACGCTGGTGGCCAAGCTGCTTCCCGGCACCGATCCGGTCCACAAGGTGACGATCATCCCGCGGGGGCAGGCTCTGGGGGTGACGCAGCAGCTTCCCGAGGACGACCGCTACCACTACTCGAAGACGTATCTCGTGAACCGGCTTTCCGTGGCCCTTGGAGGGAGGGTAGCAGAGCGGCTCGTCTTCGGCGATCTCTCGACGGGAGCCCAGAACGATCTCAAGATGGTGAACGATCTGGCGGAGAAGATGGTCTGTCAGTGGGGAATGAGCGACAAGATCGGCGCCATGACCTTCCGGCGCGGCGAGGAACATCCCTTTCTCGGGCGCAAGCTGGCGGAGGAGAAGACCTTTTCCGAGCAGATGGCGTGGCTCATTGATCAGGAAATCGCTGTCGTCATCAAGGAGGCCGAGGCCAAAGCCGAAGAGATCATCACTGGGAATCGGGACAAGCTCGATATCCTCGTAGAGGCCCTCATTGAGGAGGAAACCCTTGACGGAAAGCGGATCAATGGGTTGCTCGGTCTGGCGGAGCGTCAGTAA
- a CDS encoding ACP phosphodiesterase yields MNFLAHLHLSGDDPDILTGNMMGDFVKGRLEGRFPPRVTLGLELHRRIDSFAAGHPAFQASRRRIEPRFGLYRGVMVDLFYDHFLAANWRQYSAEPIEAFIARSEAVVRSRAVHLPERLVRVVPAIFGEWLPSYAEHEGIDRVLRRMAVRVGRPNPLADGADELLRCYDGLRDDFRRFYPALMTFAEEFIGKVDR; encoded by the coding sequence ATGAACTTTCTCGCTCACCTCCACCTGTCGGGCGACGACCCCGACATCCTCACCGGCAACATGATGGGAGACTTCGTCAAGGGACGCCTCGAAGGGCGTTTCCCCCCTCGCGTTACCCTAGGCCTGGAACTCCACCGCCGGATCGATTCCTTTGCCGCCGGGCATCCCGCCTTTCAGGCCAGCCGACGGCGGATCGAACCGCGTTTCGGCCTCTACCGCGGGGTGATGGTCGACCTCTTCTACGATCACTTCCTTGCTGCCAACTGGCGACAGTACTCGGCAGAACCCATCGAGGCATTCATCGCCCGCTCCGAGGCCGTGGTGCGGAGCCGTGCCGTGCACCTGCCCGAACGCCTGGTGCGGGTCGTCCCTGCTATCTTCGGCGAGTGGCTCCCCTCTTACGCCGAGCATGAGGGCATAGACCGGGTTCTCCGCCGGATGGCGGTGCGGGTCGGGAGACCGAACCCCCTGGCTGACGGCGCCGATGAGCTCCTGCGCTGCTATGACGGATTGCGGGATGATTTTCGCCGGTTTTATCCGGCGCTCATGACCTTTGCAGAAGAGTTCATCGGTAAGGTTGATCGGTAG
- a CDS encoding succinate dehydrogenase/fumarate reductase iron-sulfur subunit, with protein MNLTLHVWRQNGPKDPGKFEVYEAKNVSPDQSFLEMLDEVNEDLIKAGKDPIAFDHDCREGICGMCSQVINGAPHGGQDRTTVCQLHMRMFKDGDTIYIEPWRARAFPIVKDLVVDRAALDTIIQAGGYTSAHTGGVADGNALLVPKDIADYAMDAAECIGCGACVAGCPNGSAMLFTSAKVSQLAVLPQGKAEAKRRVQEMTGALQECGFGNCTNHYECQAACPKGINVKFIATLNREYLKSLF; from the coding sequence ATGAATCTTACTCTCCATGTTTGGCGCCAGAATGGCCCAAAAGATCCGGGAAAGTTCGAGGTCTACGAGGCCAAGAATGTCAGCCCTGATCAGTCGTTCCTTGAGATGCTCGACGAGGTGAACGAAGATCTCATCAAGGCGGGCAAGGACCCCATCGCCTTTGACCACGACTGCCGTGAAGGTATTTGCGGCATGTGCTCGCAGGTCATCAATGGCGCTCCCCACGGCGGTCAGGACCGCACCACCGTCTGCCAACTCCATATGCGGATGTTCAAAGATGGCGACACCATTTACATTGAGCCGTGGCGTGCCCGGGCATTCCCGATTGTGAAGGATCTGGTCGTCGACCGTGCTGCCCTTGATACGATCATCCAGGCTGGTGGCTACACCTCTGCCCATACCGGTGGCGTTGCCGACGGCAACGCTCTTCTAGTTCCCAAGGATATCGCTGACTACGCCATGGACGCTGCCGAGTGCATCGGTTGCGGGGCGTGCGTGGCAGGCTGCCCCAACGGTTCGGCCATGCTCTTTACCTCTGCCAAGGTTTCCCAACTGGCGGTCCTTCCCCAAGGCAAGGCCGAGGCGAAACGTCGTGTTCAGGAAATGACGGGCGCCCTTCAGGAGTGTGGCTTCGGCAACTGCACCAACCACTATGAGTGTCAGGCTGCCTGCCCGAAGGGTATCAATGTCAAATTCATCGCGACCTTGAATAGGGAATACCTGAAGTCCCTCTTCTAG
- a CDS encoding homocysteine synthase yields the protein MTDTKISFDTLALHAGQEPDPTTLSRAVPIYQTASYAFKSSEHAANLFGLKEFGNIYTRLMNPTSDVLEKRLAELDGGVGALAVASGQAAITYAVLNIAQAGQNIVSTSYLYGGTYNLFHYTLPKLGITVKFVDTSDPENVRRAIDDKTRLVYTESVGNPKNNVDDFEAIARIAHEAGIPFVVDNTVTTSYLFKPLEHGADIVVYSLTKFIGGHGTSIGGAVVDGGKFPWNNGRFPEMTEPDPSYHGLCYWEALGNLSYILKMRITLLRDMGACISPFNSFLFLQGLETLPVRMARHVENARAVAQWLEKHPLVSWVNYPGLASHKDHGNARKYLPKGEGAIIGFGINGGLEAGRRFIDSAKLLSHLANIGDAKSLVIHPASTTHQQLSEEEQLASGVTQDYIRLSIGIEEVADIIADIDQALAASQG from the coding sequence ATGACCGATACGAAAATAAGCTTCGACACCCTCGCCCTGCACGCCGGCCAGGAACCCGACCCCACAACCCTTTCCCGGGCGGTTCCCATCTACCAGACCGCGTCTTACGCCTTCAAGAGTTCAGAGCATGCAGCCAACCTCTTCGGGCTCAAGGAGTTCGGCAACATCTATACTCGGCTCATGAATCCCACCAGTGACGTGCTGGAAAAGCGCCTTGCCGAACTGGACGGTGGGGTTGGAGCACTTGCCGTCGCCTCGGGCCAGGCGGCCATCACCTACGCCGTGCTCAATATTGCCCAGGCGGGGCAGAACATCGTCTCCACCAGCTATCTCTACGGGGGGACCTACAACCTCTTCCATTACACCCTCCCCAAACTGGGGATTACCGTGAAGTTCGTCGATACCTCCGACCCGGAGAACGTCCGGCGGGCCATCGATGACAAGACCCGCCTCGTCTACACCGAGTCGGTGGGGAACCCCAAGAACAACGTGGACGACTTCGAGGCCATTGCCCGCATCGCCCACGAAGCCGGCATCCCCTTCGTGGTCGACAATACCGTGACCACGTCATACCTGTTCAAGCCCCTGGAGCACGGTGCCGACATCGTTGTCTACTCCCTCACCAAGTTCATTGGCGGCCACGGCACGAGCATCGGCGGCGCAGTGGTGGACGGCGGGAAGTTCCCCTGGAATAACGGCCGGTTCCCCGAAATGACTGAGCCTGATCCCTCCTACCACGGCCTCTGCTACTGGGAAGCCCTCGGGAATCTCTCCTACATCCTCAAGATGAGGATCACGCTCCTGCGCGATATGGGAGCCTGCATCTCTCCGTTCAACTCTTTTCTCTTCCTGCAGGGGCTGGAAACCCTCCCGGTACGGATGGCCCGCCACGTGGAGAACGCCCGGGCGGTTGCCCAATGGCTCGAAAAGCATCCCCTTGTCTCCTGGGTGAATTATCCCGGCCTTGCGAGCCACAAAGACCACGGCAACGCCAGGAAGTACCTGCCGAAGGGGGAAGGCGCCATTATCGGCTTCGGCATCAACGGGGGGCTCGAGGCGGGAAGACGGTTCATCGACAGCGCGAAGCTGCTCTCCCACCTGGCGAACATCGGTGACGCCAAGTCGTTGGTGATCCACCCCGCCTCCACCACCCACCAGCAACTCTCCGAGGAGGAACAGCTGGCGAGCGGCGTCACCCAGGATTATATCCGCCTCTCCATCGGCATTGAGGAGGTGGCTGATATCATTGCCGACATCGACCAGGCATTGGCGGCGTCCCAAGGGTAA
- a CDS encoding adenosine-specific kinase, producing MSLEINAIAIDIPDDCNLILGQTHFIKTAEDLYEIIATTVSLARFGIAFTEASGPCLIRTEGNDDELTQACVRNLQAIGAGHVFCILLRDAYPINILNQIKNCPEVCSIYCATANPLQVIVASTAQGSGVLGVIDGFPPKGVESDDDRQKRRDFLRAIGYKR from the coding sequence ATGAGCCTTGAAATCAACGCCATCGCAATCGACATTCCCGACGACTGCAACCTCATCCTCGGCCAAACTCACTTTATCAAGACCGCCGAGGACCTGTACGAGATTATCGCCACCACTGTCTCCCTGGCGCGGTTCGGCATCGCCTTTACTGAAGCGTCGGGGCCGTGCCTCATCCGCACCGAGGGTAACGACGATGAATTGACCCAGGCCTGCGTGCGCAACCTCCAGGCAATCGGAGCGGGCCACGTTTTCTGCATCCTGCTGCGCGACGCCTATCCCATCAACATCCTGAACCAGATCAAGAACTGTCCCGAAGTGTGCAGTATCTACTGCGCAACCGCCAACCCTCTCCAGGTGATAGTCGCTTCAACGGCCCAGGGGTCAGGGGTGCTCGGCGTCATCGACGGATTCCCTCCCAAAGGGGTCGAGTCGGACGATGACCGGCAGAAACGACGCGATTTCCTGCGTGCCATAGGGTACAAACGCTAG
- the malQ gene encoding 4-alpha-glucanotransferase codes for MHHRRKSGILLHPTSLPGPGGIGSLGKECRHFIDFLEAAGQSLWQILPLGPAAYGNSPYSCYSAFAGNPLLIDLAALVDEGDLDESAPVPVFPAEYVDFALAENYRIPLLKAAAAHFYAFGDRERKEEYWHFCDTTPWLHDYALFMALKEHFGGKSWTSWPKEIARREPAALEKYSVRLGVAIGEQKYAQWQFYRQWRHIREYANGKGIGIVGDIPIFVAFDSADVWSAPHLFKLDEKGKPTVVAGVPPDYFSETGQRWGNPLYNWDAMAAEGYRWWIERFRSCFALCDMVRIDHFRGFEACWEVPAKEKTAVNGQWVKGPGAPLFDAVIGALGQLPIIAEDLGVITPEVEELRDRYRFPGMKILQFAFDSGPGNPYLPHNYIPGCVTYTGTHDNDTTVGWFKTLSPHNRKGVLAYTGTSGKEIHWELVRLGLASVADLAIFPLQDILGLDGSARMNLPGTPRGNWSWRFTAGALAEKHAERLHELTTLFGRKRGE; via the coding sequence ATGCATCATCGGCGAAAAAGCGGCATCCTCCTTCATCCCACATCTCTTCCCGGTCCGGGGGGGATTGGATCTCTCGGCAAAGAGTGCAGACACTTTATCGATTTCCTTGAAGCCGCCGGCCAGAGCCTCTGGCAGATTCTCCCCCTCGGTCCGGCCGCTTACGGCAACTCACCCTACTCATGCTATTCGGCCTTTGCGGGGAATCCGCTTCTTATTGATCTTGCTGCCCTTGTGGACGAGGGAGACCTGGATGAAAGCGCGCCGGTCCCCGTGTTCCCTGCGGAATACGTCGATTTCGCCCTGGCGGAAAATTACAGAATTCCCCTGCTGAAGGCGGCGGCCGCCCATTTTTACGCCTTTGGCGACCGTGAGCGGAAGGAGGAGTACTGGCATTTCTGCGACACAACCCCTTGGCTCCACGACTACGCCCTCTTCATGGCGCTCAAGGAGCATTTCGGGGGGAAGAGCTGGACCTCCTGGCCCAAGGAGATCGCCCGCAGGGAGCCGGCGGCCCTGGAGAAGTATTCGGTTCGGCTCGGTGTGGCCATTGGAGAGCAGAAGTACGCCCAGTGGCAATTTTACCGTCAATGGCGCCATATCAGGGAGTATGCCAACGGCAAGGGGATCGGCATTGTCGGTGACATCCCAATCTTTGTCGCCTTTGACTCGGCTGACGTCTGGAGCGCGCCCCATCTTTTCAAGCTGGACGAGAAGGGAAAGCCTACGGTCGTTGCCGGGGTCCCCCCCGACTACTTCAGTGAGACCGGTCAGCGGTGGGGCAACCCCCTCTACAACTGGGACGCCATGGCCGCCGAGGGATATCGCTGGTGGATCGAGCGGTTCCGCAGCTGTTTCGCCCTGTGCGACATGGTCCGAATCGACCACTTCCGGGGCTTCGAGGCATGCTGGGAGGTGCCGGCCAAGGAAAAAACCGCCGTCAACGGCCAATGGGTCAAGGGGCCGGGGGCTCCCCTTTTCGACGCCGTCATCGGTGCCCTGGGGCAACTCCCCATCATCGCCGAGGATTTGGGAGTGATCACGCCGGAAGTGGAGGAACTCAGGGACCGTTATCGTTTCCCCGGCATGAAAATCCTCCAGTTCGCCTTCGATTCCGGCCCGGGGAATCCTTATCTCCCCCACAACTACATCCCTGGCTGCGTAACCTACACCGGTACCCACGATAATGACACCACCGTCGGCTGGTTCAAAACACTTTCCCCTCACAACCGCAAGGGTGTCCTTGCCTACACGGGTACCTCCGGCAAGGAGATTCACTGGGAACTGGTACGGCTTGGCCTTGCGTCGGTAGCCGATCTGGCGATTTTCCCCCTTCAGGATATCCTCGGCCTCGATGGATCCGCCCGGATGAACCTTCCGGGAACCCCCCGCGGCAACTGGTCGTGGCGCTTCACTGCTGGGGCATTGGCGGAGAAGCATGCTGAACGGCTCCACGAATTGACGACGCTCTTTGGGAGAAAGCGGGGAGAATAG
- a CDS encoding fumarate reductase/succinate dehydrogenase flavoprotein subunit, which translates to MILDGKCPTGPIEKTWDKHRFDMKLVNPSNKRKYKILVVGTGLAGGAAAASLGELGYNVEAFCYQDSPRRAHSIAAQGGINAAKNYPNDGDSIYRLFYDTIKGGDFRAREADVWRLAQVSNNIIDQCVAQGVPFARDYAGYLDNRSFGGAQVSRTFYARGQTGQQLLLGAYSALARQIKAGTVKMFPRTEMLDLIVVDGEAKGITVRDLVTGEIRSHVGDAVVLCTGGYVNVFYLSTNAMGCSVTAAWKAHRKGAFFANPCYTQIHPTCIPQHGDKQSKLTLMSESLRNDGRCWAPKKKGDKRAPGEIPEEERDYYLERKYPSFGNLAPRDIASRAAKEQCDDDRGVGPGGRGVYLDFAASIKRLGEDTIRERYGNLFEMYEKITDENGYKVPMRIYPAPHYSMGGLWVDYNCESNVPGLFVLGEANFSVHGANRLGASALMQGLADGYFVIPYTIANYLAKTAPGKVKADNPECKKSVDDVNNNLKKLMSINGKKTVSEFHRELGRIMWENVGMARSEQSCKEALKKIPALREEFWKNVKVSGSGAQFNQDLENAGRVADFLEFGELLTRDALYRNESCGGHFRVEHQMPDGEAKRDDENFCHAAAWEFKGANAEPELHIEPLKFENVHLAIRSYK; encoded by the coding sequence GTGATACTCGACGGAAAATGTCCGACTGGACCAATTGAGAAAACATGGGACAAGCACCGCTTCGACATGAAGCTGGTTAACCCCTCCAACAAGCGTAAGTACAAGATCCTTGTCGTTGGGACCGGCCTTGCCGGCGGCGCCGCTGCCGCGTCCCTCGGTGAACTCGGCTACAATGTCGAGGCTTTCTGCTACCAGGATAGCCCCCGCCGCGCCCACTCCATCGCTGCCCAAGGGGGGATCAACGCCGCCAAGAACTACCCGAACGACGGTGACAGCATCTACCGTCTCTTCTACGACACCATCAAGGGGGGCGACTTCCGTGCCCGCGAGGCCGACGTCTGGCGTCTGGCCCAGGTTTCCAACAACATCATCGACCAGTGCGTGGCCCAAGGTGTTCCCTTTGCCCGTGACTACGCCGGCTATCTGGACAACCGCTCCTTCGGCGGCGCCCAGGTTTCCCGTACGTTCTACGCCCGGGGGCAAACGGGGCAGCAGCTCCTGCTCGGCGCCTACTCGGCCCTTGCCCGCCAGATCAAGGCAGGGACCGTCAAGATGTTCCCCCGCACCGAGATGCTTGACCTGATCGTTGTTGACGGTGAGGCCAAGGGGATCACAGTCCGTGACCTGGTTACCGGCGAGATTCGTAGCCACGTGGGTGACGCGGTTGTGCTCTGCACCGGCGGCTACGTGAACGTCTTCTACCTCTCCACCAACGCCATGGGGTGCAGCGTTACCGCCGCCTGGAAGGCCCACCGGAAAGGCGCCTTCTTTGCCAACCCCTGCTACACACAGATTCACCCGACCTGTATTCCGCAGCATGGTGACAAGCAGTCCAAGCTGACTCTCATGTCAGAGTCGCTCCGTAACGACGGCCGTTGCTGGGCTCCCAAGAAGAAGGGCGACAAGCGCGCGCCGGGGGAGATTCCCGAGGAAGAGCGTGACTATTACCTCGAGCGGAAGTACCCGAGCTTCGGTAACCTGGCTCCCCGTGACATCGCCTCCCGCGCCGCTAAGGAGCAGTGCGACGACGATCGTGGCGTTGGACCGGGTGGTCGCGGTGTTTATCTTGACTTCGCCGCTTCCATCAAGCGCCTCGGTGAAGACACGATCCGCGAGCGGTACGGCAACCTCTTCGAGATGTACGAGAAGATCACCGACGAGAATGGCTACAAGGTGCCGATGCGTATCTACCCGGCACCCCACTATTCAATGGGTGGTCTCTGGGTTGACTACAACTGCGAGAGCAACGTTCCCGGTCTCTTCGTTCTGGGCGAGGCAAACTTCTCGGTTCACGGGGCGAACCGTCTTGGCGCCAGCGCCCTCATGCAGGGTCTTGCCGACGGTTACTTCGTCATTCCCTACACCATCGCCAACTATCTGGCCAAGACGGCTCCGGGCAAGGTCAAGGCCGATAACCCCGAGTGCAAGAAGTCGGTTGACGATGTAAATAACAACTTGAAGAAGCTCATGTCGATCAACGGGAAGAAGACTGTCAGCGAATTCCACCGCGAGCTGGGCAGGATCATGTGGGAGAACGTCGGCATGGCCCGCAGCGAGCAGAGCTGCAAGGAAGCCCTCAAGAAGATCCCCGCACTTCGTGAAGAATTCTGGAAGAACGTCAAGGTCAGCGGTTCTGGCGCCCAGTTCAACCAGGACCTGGAGAACGCCGGTCGCGTAGCTGACTTCCTTGAATTCGGGGAGCTTCTGACCCGCGACGCCCTCTACCGTAACGAGTCCTGTGGTGGTCACTTCCGGGTCGAGCACCAGATGCCTGACGGCGAAGCAAAGCGCGACGACGAAAACTTCTGCCACGCTGCTGCATGGGAGTTCAAAGGGGCTAATGCAGAGCCTGAACTCCACATCGAACCTCTGAAGTTTGAAAACGTCCATCTGGCGATAAGGAGCTACAAATAA
- a CDS encoding IS4-like element ISGme2 family transposase encodes MHTGPTVFKQLLQFLPRYEFNLCVRRHRGEYREKKFSTYDQFLCLAYAQMAGRESLRDIETCLNSHQEKLYHIGFRGDVSRTTLADANERRDWRIFQDFGHVLIGIAQQLYQADAIAVELTQPLYAFDSTTIDLCLTLFPWAEFRKTKAAVKMHTLIDLRGPIPTWVTITTGKVHDVRMLDHLPVAKDAIYTMDRGYVDFARLHSIHKQGAFFVVRAKDNLKCQRLYSHPKDKESGVRADQIITLVTQKSKKGYPEKLRRVSYVDKERNKRLVFLTNNFEIPAATVAAIYKQRWQVELFFKWIKQHLRIKSFIGTSVNAVKSQIWVALCIYLLVAITKKKLGVPCSLYTFLQILEVNLFEKKPISSLVAEALKRNADYPERNQLNLFNY; translated from the coding sequence ATGCACACCGGTCCGACCGTTTTCAAACAACTTCTGCAGTTTCTGCCCCGGTACGAATTCAATCTCTGCGTTCGCCGACACCGTGGCGAGTATCGGGAGAAGAAGTTCTCGACCTATGACCAGTTCCTCTGCCTGGCTTATGCCCAGATGGCTGGCCGTGAGAGCTTGCGGGATATCGAGACCTGCCTGAACTCCCACCAGGAGAAGCTGTACCACATCGGCTTTCGTGGTGATGTCTCCCGCACGACCCTTGCCGACGCGAACGAGCGCAGGGACTGGCGTATCTTCCAAGACTTCGGTCATGTACTGATCGGCATAGCTCAGCAGCTGTACCAGGCTGATGCCATCGCCGTTGAGCTTACGCAACCGCTCTACGCCTTTGACTCGACCACTATCGACCTGTGCCTTACGCTGTTCCCATGGGCCGAGTTCCGCAAAACCAAGGCGGCGGTCAAGATGCATACGCTCATTGATCTGCGTGGTCCCATTCCAACCTGGGTCACTATTACCACTGGCAAGGTCCACGATGTCAGGATGCTGGACCATCTGCCGGTTGCAAAGGATGCCATTTACACGATGGACAGAGGGTATGTCGATTTTGCCCGGCTCCACTCCATCCACAAGCAGGGAGCATTCTTCGTAGTTCGGGCAAAGGACAACCTGAAATGCCAGCGGTTATATTCCCATCCGAAGGACAAGGAATCAGGTGTACGGGCAGACCAGATTATCACCCTGGTGACGCAGAAGTCGAAAAAGGGGTATCCGGAGAAACTGCGCCGGGTCAGCTATGTTGACAAAGAACGGAACAAGCGACTCGTATTTCTCACGAACAACTTCGAGATTCCGGCAGCGACGGTGGCTGCGATTTACAAGCAGCGCTGGCAGGTGGAGCTGTTTTTCAAATGGATCAAACAGCACCTGCGGATCAAGTCGTTCATCGGAACGTCAGTCAATGCCGTGAAGAGCCAGATATGGGTTGCCTTGTGCATCTATCTGCTGGTGGCGATCACGAAAAAGAAGTTGGGGGTTCCGTGTTCGCTCTACACTTTTCTACAGATTCTGGAGGTCAACTTGTTCGAGAAAAAGCCCATTTCATCGCTGGTTGCGGAGGCTCTCAAGCGAAATGCTGATTATCCTGAGCGCAACCAACTGAACTTATTCAACTATTAA